A stretch of DNA from Betaproteobacteria bacterium:
TTCCGCGTGCAGCTCAACAAGGAAGGCGAGAAGTCCAAGTCCCCCGTGCGACTGAGCATGCTCGCGTTCATGATCAAGGCCGCGGTGGCGACGCTGAAGAAGTTTCCTGACTTCAACGCCTCGCTCGACGGCGACAACCTGATCCTCAAGCAGTACTACCACATCGGCTTTGCGGCGGACACGCCGAACGGGCTGGTGGTGCCGGTGATCCGCGACTGTGACAAGAAAGGCGTGATGGCGATCGCGCAGGAGATGGGCGACCTCGCCAAGCTCGCGCGCGACGGCAAGCTCAAGCCCGACCAGATGCAGGGCGGCTGCTTCACGATCTCGTCGCTCGGCGGCATCGGCGGCACCTATTTCAGCCCCATCATCAACGCGCCCGAGGTGGCGATCATGGGGTGCTGCCGCAGCTTCTACAAGCCGGTGTGGGACGGCAAGCAGTTCGTGCCGCGCCTGATCCAGCCGCTGTCGCTGTCGTGGGATCACCGCGTCATCGACGGCGCCGCCGCGGCGCGCTTCAACGTCCATTTCGCGAACCTGCTCGCCGATTTCCGGCGCATCCTGCTCTGAAGGGAAACAGCCATGGCCAACGTCGTAGAGATCAA
This window harbors:
- a CDS encoding 2-oxo acid dehydrogenase subunit E2, giving the protein LARELKVDLGRVKGTGDKGRILKEDVEAFAKSGGAPAAAAPAAAAAGGGVGGISLLPWPSVDFTKFGPVESKPLSRIKKISGANLHRNWVMIPHVTNHDEADITDLEAFRVQLNKEGEKSKSPVRLSMLAFMIKAAVATLKKFPDFNASLDGDNLILKQYYHIGFAADTPNGLVVPVIRDCDKKGVMAIAQEMGDLAKLARDGKLKPDQMQGGCFTISSLGGIGGTYFSPIINAPEVAIMGCCRSFYKPVWDGKQFVPRLIQPLSLSWDHRVIDGAAAARFNVHFANLLADFRRILL